One region of Oryza glaberrima chromosome 7, OglaRS2, whole genome shotgun sequence genomic DNA includes:
- the LOC127779080 gene encoding uncharacterized protein LOC127779080, which produces MLLFVPHPTPNREGRGAIDMVRAPAGADPPPFLQTRMDMAASSSSSLSQSHSQSQMQAHKVEEEEHAADPPSPSRNASSKYDFVKVKVWLGENADHYYVLSRFLLCRMLTVTKIPNHVAIKIALELKKLLVDNSLLDVSQSDLEANLFKLMEKRGYGEDYINRYKMMTRFHHQRVPLVVLVCGTACTGKSTIATQLAGRLNLPNVLQTDMVYELLRTSTDAPLTSVPVWARDFDSPEELITEFCRECRVVRKGLAGDLKKAMKDGKPIIIEGIHLDPSIYFMDEEKRDDNSKMEKKVAECEKSPASVESKTERQQENELHEKRMDDSQECMSEEGGISEGLSCAKSHVISSSDSAYSKEKNPRAEDEGHKDLDLQKNNTTKKDKPAAEPIVVPIVLRMSDFDHKALLEEWTATRASRDNCLPQDHRKLINNLKLIQDYLCSFESQGLTVVDISANSFPQTLDWLHSYLLQCIERGLLAACSESPKQGGS; this is translated from the exons ATGCTTTTGTTCGTGCCACACCCAACACCCAACAG ggaggggaggggggcgatCGACATGGTGCGAGCACCGGCAGGGGCAGATCCACCACCATTCCTCCAAACACGCATGGacatggccgcctcctcctcctcttccctctctcaaTCTCACTCTCAGTCTCAG atgcaggcgcacaaggtggaggaggaggagcacgccGCCGACCCACCCTCCCCATCCCGTAACGCCTCCTCCAAGTACGACTTCGTCAAGGTCAAGGTGTGGCTTGGCGAGAATGCCGATCACTACTACGTCCTCTCCAGGTTCCTCCTCTGCAGGATGCTCACCGTCACCAAG attccTAATCATGTTGCCATTAAGATTGCCCTCGAACTCAAGAAATTGCTTGTCGACAACAGCCTGCTTGATGT TTCTCAGAGTGACTTAGAGGCTAACCTATTCAAG CTGATGGAGAAGCGGGGATACGGCGAGGATTATATTAATCGGTATAAAATGATGACCAG ATTCCATCATCAAAGAGTACCACTAGTAGTTTTAGTGTGTGGAACAGCTTGTACGGGAAAATCAACAATTGCTACGCAACTAGCTGGAAGGTTGAATCTACCAAATGTTTTGCAg ACAGACATGGTGTATGAGTTGCTACGGACATCAACAGA TGCCCCTCTTACTTCGGTGCCCGTGTGGGCTCGGGATTTTGATTCTCCTGAAGAGCTTATCACAGAGTTCTGCAGAGAATGCAGAGTTGTTCGCAAAG GTTTGGCTGGTGATTTGAAGAAGGCCATGAAAGATGGGAAGCCAATTATCATCGAG GGAATTCATTTGGATCCAAGCATTTATTTTATGGACGAGGAAAAGAGAGATGATAATTcaaaaatggagaaaaaggTAGCTGAATGTGAAAAGTCACCAGCATCTGTAGAGAGCAAGACAGAAAGGCAACAAGAAAACGAACTACATGAGAAGAGAATGGATGACAGTCAGGAGTGCATGTCTGAGGAGGGAGGAATAAGTGAAGGGCTATCTTGTGCTAAAAGCCACGTAATTAGCTCTTCTGATTCTGCATATTCTAAAGAGAAAAATCCCAGAGCTGAAG ACGAAGGACATAAGGATTTGGACCTACAGAAAAACAACACCACCAAGAAGGACAAACCTGCTGCTGAACCAATAGTAGTCCCAATTGTGTTGAGGATGTCTGATTTTGATCACAAG GCATTGCTAGAGGAATGGACAGCCACCAGGGCTTCCAGGGATAATTGTCTTCCTCAG GATCATCGAAAGCTTATAAACAACCTTAAGCTTATTCAGGACTATCTTTGTTCTTTTGAGTCGCAG GGGTTGACCGTTGTTGACATTTCAGCGAACTCATTCCCTCAGACACTAGATTGGCTTCACAGCTATCTTCTTCAG TGCATCGAACGTGGCCTTTTGGCTGCATGTTCAGAAAGTCCCAAGCAAGGTGGGAGCTAA